In Esox lucius isolate fEsoLuc1 chromosome 22, fEsoLuc1.pri, whole genome shotgun sequence, the genomic window cacacacacacacacacacacaaatacatacatacacacacatttacataaggtAAAAGTGAGTGTTCAGCAAAGCTGATTCAAAGGAGTGCTAGTGTGTCCAAAACCACACAGTCTCAGAAGGCCGTTTATCTATCAGACCAAGAGTTGACTCCCTCTCACAGGTGGGGTTTTCTTCCTTACATGCAACTCCACTTTCTTGGACCACAGTGTAATTATAGACTTTTGCAACCACTGTGAGGGCCCCACATCCCCCAAGTAAAAAGCTTTCTCTCCTTGCGCAATGCTGCCCCCTGGTGGTAAAAGGTGTAGATGTAGATTACCCAAACTAATCCTAAACTAATCCTTCCTCGACCGTATTTAAGGCCATACCCTTTTATTTGACCCTATGACCAATGACCATATCGTTCAGTAGACCCCAGGACTACGTGTTGAAATAGAGGGTAGAGGATGGGAATTAGCCATGAAGTAATTCTCACCTGGCCTAAAGTTGGCCAGCTCATTCTCACCAGGTCTAAAGTTGGCCAGCTCATTCTCACCTGGTCTAAAGTTGAGCAGCTCATTCTCAACTGGTCTAAAGTTGGCCAAACTCATTCTCATCTAGTCTAAAGTTGGGCAGCTCATTCTCACCTGGTCTAAAGTTGGCCAGCTCATTCTCACCTGGTCTAAAGTTGGCCAGCTCATTCTCACCTGGTCTAAAGTTGGCCAGCTCATTCTCACCTGGTCTAAAGTTGGCCAGCTCATTCTCAACTGGTCTAAAGTTGGCCAGCTCATTCTCACCTGGTCTAAAGTTGGCCAGCTCATTCTCACCTGGTCTAAAGTTGGCCAGCTCATTCTCACCTGGTCTAAAGTTGGGCAACTCATTCTCACCTGGTCTAAAGTTGGCCAGCTCATTCTCACCTGGTCTAAAGTTGGCCAAATTCATTCTCACCTGGTCTAAAGTTGGCCAGCTCATTCTCACCTGGTCTAAAGTTGGCCAAATTCATTCTCACCTGGTCTAAAGTTGGGCAGCTCATTCTCACCTGGTCTAAAGTTGGCCAAATTCATTCTCACCTGGTCTAAAGTTGGGCAGCTCATTCTCACCTGGTCTAAAGTTGGCCAGCTCATTCTCACCTGGTCTAAAGTTGGCCAGCTCATTCTCACCTGGTCTAAAGTTGGGCAGCTCATTCTCACCTGGTCTAAAGTTGGGCAGCTCATTCTCACCTGGTCTAAAGTTGGCCAGCTCATTCTCACCTGGTCTAAAGTTGGGCAGCTCATTCTCACCTGGTCTAAAGTTGGCCAAATTCATTCTCACCTGGTCTAAAGTTGGGCAGCTCATTCTCACCTGGTCTAAAGTTGGCCAGCTCATTCTCACCTGGTCTAAAGTTGGCCAAACTCATTCTCACC contains:
- the LOC117593716 gene encoding involucrin-like; translated protein: MSWPTLDQVRMSWPTLDQVRMSCPTLDQVRMNLANFRPGENELPNFRPGENELANFRPGENELPNFRPGENELPNFRPGENELANFRPGENELANFRPVENELANFRPGENELANFRPGENELANFRPGENELANFRPGENELPNFRLDENEFGQL